The Breoghania sp. genome has a segment encoding these proteins:
- a CDS encoding metalloregulator ArsR/SmtB family transcription factor — protein sequence MPDKLSLPLDDLLNGLRAAGEATRVRLLALLRQSELTVKDATTILGQSQPRISRHLKLLTEAGLVQRFPEGSWVYYRLADNAQGGLVEALLSRLDEDDAIVARDRERLDAIKHAQAEVAAAYFRAHAEVWDSLRAFHIAEDAVESAMREALGEEHFSSMLDMGTGTGRVLELFADLYDSGLGVDTSHDMLRVARANIERAGMQAAQVRHGDIYSLPVTGQRFDVVTFHQVLHYLEDAPGALVEAARVLKPGGRLLVVDFAPHKLEFLRTDHAHRRLGFSHEQMAGWLGAAGLELVSVRDLPPPAERPDEAGDPLTVTLWLAREPGTSSHSQVAAEPAKEVA from the coding sequence GTGCCTGACAAGCTGTCCCTGCCGCTAGACGATCTTTTGAACGGGCTTCGTGCCGCCGGTGAGGCGACGCGCGTGCGCTTGCTTGCGCTTTTGCGGCAGAGCGAGCTCACCGTGAAGGATGCCACAACCATTCTGGGCCAGAGCCAGCCGCGCATTTCCCGTCATCTCAAGCTTTTGACGGAAGCCGGGCTGGTGCAGCGGTTCCCGGAAGGCTCTTGGGTCTATTACCGCCTCGCGGACAATGCGCAGGGCGGGCTCGTTGAGGCGCTTCTTTCCCGCCTTGATGAGGACGATGCGATCGTCGCGCGGGATCGGGAGCGTCTGGACGCCATCAAGCATGCGCAGGCTGAAGTGGCTGCCGCGTACTTCCGGGCTCATGCGGAGGTCTGGGACAGTCTGCGGGCCTTTCATATCGCGGAAGACGCGGTGGAAAGCGCCATGCGCGAAGCTCTGGGCGAGGAGCATTTCAGTTCCATGCTGGACATGGGTACCGGCACCGGCCGGGTGCTGGAGCTCTTTGCCGATCTCTATGACAGCGGGCTCGGCGTGGACACGAGCCACGACATGCTGCGCGTCGCGCGGGCCAATATCGAGCGCGCGGGGATGCAGGCCGCACAGGTGCGCCATGGCGACATCTATTCGTTGCCGGTGACCGGTCAGCGTTTCGACGTGGTGACCTTCCATCAGGTTCTCCACTACCTGGAGGATGCGCCCGGTGCTCTGGTAGAAGCGGCGCGTGTGCTCAAACCCGGTGGTCGGCTGCTGGTTGTCGATTTTGCGCCGCACAAGCTTGAATTCCTGCGAACCGACCATGCGCATCGACGGCTCGGTTTCTCTCACGAGCAGATGGCCGGCTGGCTGGGGGCCGCCGGTCTGGAACTCGTTTCCGTGCGAGATCTTCCACCGCCGGCCGAGCGGCCGGACGAAGCCGGAGATCCTTTGACAGTTACCCTGTGGCTTGCCCGTGAACCCGGAACCTCCTCCCACTCCCAGGTCGCCGCAGAGCCCGCCAAGGAAGTCGCCTGA